Sequence from the Candidatus Accumulibacter similis genome:
TCGAGCAGCAGGTAGATGTACAGCCAGCCGTCGCGCCGCCGAATCCGCCAGATCACATCGTCTTCGCGTTCACGCAGGTCGTCCGTGACGTAACTGCCCCCCGACTTCTCGAGCGTCGAGAAGTCGAGTTCTTCGACCCAGTCTTCGCCGACGAAGCCGCGCAGCAGGTCTTCAACGACGACGGCGTGCGAGAAGATCAGCTTGTAGCCGGTATCCGGAGTGGAGTCGGTAGCCATGGGCGACGGGTATGTGGCGCCGCGCAAGCCTCTGTCCGCCTGGTGACGTGACGGCGCCGGGGTCGGCTGGTCGCGATGAATGTCTTCAGGCGTCCGGTAACCAGCCCTCGTTGAGGACTTCCTCCTCCATCGCCCAGGGACAAGCGTCGGGAAAGCAGTCGAGGCCGCTTTCCCCAACCGCCTGAGCAACAGCCTTGGCCCACACCATCTCAAGCCATCGGGTTTCCTGGAGCTTGGGGGTGAGGCTTGGGGTGTCACTCAGTCCATAGGCAATCTCCTTGCGCTGTGCGAGGATGGTCTTTTCCCAACTGGCTCCCCGCCGCTCCGGCTGATATCGCCACTTGAGCAGATGAGCCATGAGAACCGACATCCGGCTCGCAAGTTCGCGCTGTTCACTCTTGCCCACGTCTTCGATTTCCTCGGCGAGGTGGTCGCGGTCGAGCAGTTCGAACCGTCCGGCACGAAGAAGGCTGGCCTGCTCGTTTGCCCATGCCACGACATCGGCTTCGTACCTGGTGCTCATATCGACCTCCCCACAATGCGCAATCAAAGGGACAGTATATTGAATTGATTCCGAAGACCAGCCCGCGCACCAAGCGTTCCGAGCGCAGTCTGCGGATGGGTCACGCAGATCGGTCACGCCTCGTCGCGGAAGACCCGCCGGGGCCGCTTCCATGGCGACCGGGCCGCGGCGGTGGCGGTCGTGGCGGTCGCTCCGGCAGCGAAGAGTTCGTTGAGCAGCGTCCGACCCGGCGCTTCGCGCATGCCCTCGGTGTTCGGCCTGAAAGCCTGTTCTTGGATAGCACGATGGCACCCACTGGGCGTCGCGTCGGCGAGTTTGGCGCGTTCGTTGATGGTGCTGACCCGCGTCGCGCGCATCGCGTCTACCGCGTGCTGGATCCGGTCCGCGGGTTGCAGTCCGGCCATTGGCAACGGGTCTCCCGGCTGGGCCCGACGGTGCTCGTACCCGGCGTCCGACGGCGCGCGCGCGGGCACGCTACAGCCATGCCGGAACGCGCTGGCATTCAGCAGACCGCTCGTCGTTCGTTCCGGGCACATTCGGTCGTTGTCATCTGCGGCGAGGGGACAGCATGCCCGATTCTCCTGCGAACACCAGCAAACACGGCATTCCGGAAGTCGATCAGGGGACACGGTATGGGAACTACGTCCCTGGTCAGGCGACGACGTCTTCCTGCGCCGTAGCCCGCAGGCACGCTACCGCCATGCCCGGATGCTCGAGAGCATTCAGCACGTTTTGCCTTTCATCCGCCCGGGAGCGGTCGCCTTCGCCTCCTGTCCCGACGTCGCGGAACGGCAACCGGCCACCAGGTCAGCGGCGCTCCTCGTGAACGCCCAGTTCGGCGCGCATGGCGTCGATCTCGGCCTTCACGGCCAGGTACTCCTGCTCCTTGCGCGCCAGGTAGTTGCGCGTGAGCTGCAGCTTGGCACTGATGCCTTCCGGCGTGAGCAGGTAGGCATACTTCGACTTGTCCTCGGCGCGCAGGAAATTGCCGGCCTTGATGTGGCCCTTGTCCAGCAGCGCCCTGAGCAGATAGTTGACCTTGCCGAGGCTGACCCCGAGTCGTTCGGCAAGCTGTGGCTGGCTGATCGCCGGCTCGGCGTCGACGATCTTGAGGATGCGCAGCTGAGCCTGTTCCGCCGGAGTCATGTTCGCCGTTCAATGGGTGAACGCGAATCATAAGGCCATCACGAGGCCTGGACAAGCTCCGCCGTGCCCGCGGACAACTCGCTGTGGCGGTTTCAGTGCCACTGCGGGTCGGCGTCGGCCCCGCACGCGCCACCACGGCGGCCTCCCGTCTTCGAGCTGCCGGGCCCCCGCTGTTGGGATTGGAGACGACGCTGTCGGGGATGTCAACGCCGCGCTCCGGCAGTTCTGCGGCGAGTGCGGCATCGACGGCGTCGCCGGTGCCGACGGGTACGGTGCTCTTGTCGACAACGACCTTGTAGTCGGTCATCACCCGGCCAATGCTGCGTGCGGCGGCGAGGACGTACTGCAGGCCGGCGGAGCCGTCTTCGTCAGGCGGCGTGCCGACGGCGATGAACAGGATCGTGCCGTGTTGTACCGCGCGCTCGACGTCGGTCGTGAAATGCAGCCGCCCGGCAGCGACGCTTCGCCGGACCATGTCCTGCGGGCCGGGTTCGTGGATCGGGATGCCATCCGCTTCGAAGATGCGGTACGGAGCGCTGCTGGTTGCCGGGTCGGGCTGTCCGGGATCGAAGTCCTGCTCGCCGGCTGACAGCCGATCTTCTAGGGAAGCATGCTTTCATCAACCTGACCGGCAAGGGTGATGAGCCGCTTGTCGACGGTCAGCAGTCGGCAGCCGTGCCGACGCAACAGGGAGGGCGCGATGACCAGTCGGCCTTGTCCAGGTTTTTCGATCAGGGCCGGCGCAAGATCAGTCCGCAAGATGATGTGGGCAGCGGCTGAAGCATCCAGGACGATGCGCATGGGCTAACGGTCGCGGTCTTCGCGAAGCATTCGTTCGGGCGGGAAGGAAAGCACCCGGATACCGGCAGTCGCGATGTCGGGCCTGATTTCTTCCAGAATCTGTTGCCGGCGCCCACTAACGGTGCTCTCCGTTGCCCTGCGAAGCGCGATCAGCGCCTCCTGCGCCAAGCTCCGGTGCGACTGTTCAGCGCGAAAAGCCAGCGCTTCGTACAGGTCTTCCGGCAGATTGCGAATTTGCAGGGAGGGCATGATCAGGGTCCGCGAATGAACGATGTTTCATTCTGATGCATGCATCGTCATGAAGACTTCTTTCTTCAGACTGCTCCAACGGTCAAGAGGGAGCAGTATCTGTATCGTCTGAAAAGTATCCTGTCACCGTTTCCCACGAGTCGTTCGGCAAACTGTCGCTGGCTGATCGCCGGCCCGGCATCGACGATCCTGAGGATGCGCAGTTGAGCCTGTTCCGCCGGAGTCATGTTCGCCGTTCACGGGCGATCACGGCACCAGCACCTCGATCCCCGGATGTCGCTCGCGGATCGCCGCCGCCAGAGTCCGCTTGGCGACCTCCTCGCCATGCACCAGGCGCACCTGCCGCGGCGGCCGGCGCATGCGGCCGATGAAGTTGAGGAGGTCCTTCTGGTCGGCGTGCGCGGAGTAGCCACCGATGGTGTGCACCGCTGCCCGGATCGGGTAGCGCTGGCCATCGAGTTCGACATGGCCGCCCTTCGGGCCGTAGCGCTGGATGTCCCTGCCCGGTGTTCCCGCCGCCTGGTAGCCGGTGAACAGGATGTCGTGGCGCGGGTCGCCGAGCATCGCCTTGAGGTAGTTGACGATGCGCCCGCCGCTGCACATGCCACTCGCGGCGATGACGATCACCGGCCGGGCGGTCCGGGCCAGGTACTCGACGGCGCGCAGGTGGGTGGCGTGGTCGTCGATGGTGGTCAGTTGCTCGAAGTCGAGCGGATGGCGGCCGGCGGCGAGCTTGCGCCGGGCTTCGGCGTCCCAGTGCTGGCGCAGTTGCATGTAGCCATTGGTGAAGTCGGCAGCGAGGGGCGAATCGACGATGATGTCGAGGTCCTCCCAACGCACACCGGGAGCGGCGGCGCGCTGGCGGTTGCCGTGGATGATCTCTTCGAGTTCGTAGAGCAGTTCCTGCGTGCGACCGATGCTGAAGGCCGGGATGAGCAGTGCCCCCTTGTTGCCGAAGGCGTGCTCGCAGACCGCCTGCAGCCGCTGCCGGCGGTCGCGGCGGCTCTCGTGGCAGCGGTCGCCGTAGGTGCTCTCGAGGACGACGACGTCGGCCGCGTAGGGCGACTGCGGCGCCGGCAGGAGGGGCGTGTGCGGCGCGCCGAGATCGCCGGAGAAGACGATCCGCTGCCGCTCGCTGCCCTGGCGCAGTTCGCATTCGACGTAGGCCGAGCCGAGGATGTGGCCGGCCGGCGAGAGCTTGATGCGCAGCACGACCTCGCCGTCGATGACGGTCTGCCACTCCTTGTAGGGCAAGGGGACGATCTGCCTGCGGATCTGCTCGAGGAAGCGTTCGCCGAGTGCACGCTCGCGCGTGAAGCCGACCTTGATGGCATCCTCGAGGACCAGTGGCAGCAGCTTGGCCGACGCCTCGCTGCAGATGACCGGCCCGCGATAGCCGGCGGCGAGGAGGTGCGGCAGGCGTCCGACATGGTCGATATGGACGTGCGTGACGACGAGGGCGCGCACCCGGCCGATCGGAAAGTTGACCGCCAGCCGTTCGGCACTGGCGCCCTCGCGCGATGTCTCGGCACCCTGGAAGAGACCGCAATCGATCAGCAGCGACTGCCCATCGGCGAGGCTGAGCTGGTGGCACGAGCCGGTGACGCCGTCGACCGCGCCGTGGTGGCTGATGCGCCAGGCGGGCATCGGCTGCTGCCCGGCGGGCATCAGCGGCGACGCCCCGCCGGCCACGGCGCATGGCCTGCCGGACCGCAGCGGCGACGCCCGGAAACGGCTCCAGCCACCGGCTCAGCGCTGCAGGAAATCGGCATAGGCCTGCCGCAGGCCCTCCTCGAGTCCGACCCGGGCGTGGCAGCCGAGCGCGTGCAGGCGGGAGACGTCGAGCAGCTTGCGCGGGGTGCCGTCGGGCTTGCTCGCGTCGAACTCGATGCGGCCATCGTAACCGACGACCTGCGCCACGATTTCGGCCAGTTCCCGGATGCTGAGGTCCGCGCCGGTCCCGACGTTGATGTGCGAGAGCATCGGCTGCGTGTGCGCATCGTAGCTCGCCCGGTCGAGGTTCATCACGTGTACGCTGGCGGCTGCCATGTCGTCCACGTGGAGAAACTCGCGCTTCGGCGTGCCGGTTCCCCAGAGCGTCAGGCACGGCGCCAGACCGGCATTACTGGTGCCGTGCAACTGCTGCCGCAGTTCATCGGGGATCGGACCGTTGCGCGCCTCGTCACGCGCGATTCCCGGCCAGTCATGCGCCGCGGCAAGCTTGGCGAGGTGCAGCTTGCGGATCATCGCCGGGATGACGTGGCTGTTCTGCAGGTCGTAGTTGTCGCCCGGACCGTAGAGGTTGGTCGGCATGACGCTGCGGTAATCGGTACCGTACTGCCGGTTGTAGCTTTCGCAGAGCTTGATGCCGGCGATCTTGGCGATGGCGTAGGCTTCGTTGGTCGGCTCGAGGGTGCCGGTGAGCAGTGCGTCCTCGGCCATCGGCTGCGTCGCGAGCCTGGGGTAGATGCAACTGCTGCCGAGGAAGAGCAGCTTGCGGACGCCGGCACGCCACGCCTGGTGGATGGTGTTGGCCTCGATCATCAGGTTCTGGTAGATGAACTCGGCCGGGTAGGTGTTGTTGGCGTGGATGCCGCCGACCCTGGCGGCGGCGAGATAGACCTGCTCGGGCTTCTCGCTGGCGAAGAACTGGCGCACCGCAGCCTGGTCGGTGAGATCGAGTTCGGCGTGGCTGCGGGTGATCAGATGCGATTGTCCCTGGCCCTGCAGGATGCGGACGATTGCCGAGCCGACCATGCCGCGGTG
This genomic interval carries:
- a CDS encoding MBL fold metallo-hydrolase — translated: MPAWRISHHGAVDGVTGSCHQLSLADGQSLLIDCGLFQGAETSREGASAERLAVNFPIGRVRALVVTHVHIDHVGRLPHLLAAGYRGPVICSEASAKLLPLVLEDAIKVGFTRERALGERFLEQIRRQIVPLPYKEWQTVIDGEVVLRIKLSPAGHILGSAYVECELRQGSERQRIVFSGDLGAPHTPLLPAPQSPYAADVVVLESTYGDRCHESRRDRRQRLQAVCEHAFGNKGALLIPAFSIGRTQELLYELEEIIHGNRQRAAAPGVRWEDLDIIVDSPLAADFTNGYMQLRQHWDAEARRKLAAGRHPLDFEQLTTIDDHATHLRAVEYLARTARPVIVIAASGMCSGGRIVNYLKAMLGDPRHDILFTGYQAAGTPGRDIQRYGPKGGHVELDGQRYPIRAAVHTIGGYSAHADQKDLLNFIGRMRRPPRQVRLVHGEEVAKRTLAAAIRERHPGIEVLVP
- a CDS encoding MarR family EPS-associated transcriptional regulator, which codes for MTPAEQAQLRILKIVDAEPAISQPQLAERLGVSLGKVNYLLRALLDKGHIKAGNFLRAEDKSKYAYLLTPEGISAKLQLTRNYLARKEQEYLAVKAEIDAMRAELGVHEERR
- a CDS encoding GDP-L-fucose synthase; translation: MTEPRIYVAGHRGMVGSAIVRILQGQGQSHLITRSHAELDLTDQAAVRQFFASEKPEQVYLAAARVGGIHANNTYPAEFIYQNLMIEANTIHQAWRAGVRKLLFLGSSCIYPRLATQPMAEDALLTGTLEPTNEAYAIAKIAGIKLCESYNRQYGTDYRSVMPTNLYGPGDNYDLQNSHVIPAMIRKLHLAKLAAAHDWPGIARDEARNGPIPDELRQQLHGTSNAGLAPCLTLWGTGTPKREFLHVDDMAAASVHVMNLDRASYDAHTQPMLSHINVGTGADLSIRELAEIVAQVVGYDGRIEFDASKPDGTPRKLLDVSRLHALGCHARVGLEEGLRQAYADFLQR
- a CDS encoding DUF29 domain-containing protein encodes the protein MSTRYEADVVAWANEQASLLRAGRFELLDRDHLAEEIEDVGKSEQRELASRMSVLMAHLLKWRYQPERRGASWEKTILAQRKEIAYGLSDTPSLTPKLQETRWLEMVWAKAVAQAVGESGLDCFPDACPWAMEEEVLNEGWLPDA